One Felis catus isolate Fca126 chromosome D1, F.catus_Fca126_mat1.0, whole genome shotgun sequence DNA segment encodes these proteins:
- the DGKZ gene encoding diacylglycerol kinase zeta isoform X4, with amino-acid sequence MSVLGAGHRTGGGCDEATALGPAEALGTEEGERPGALRQMWRYRSWDVPQIPAEAPQTQKAITKSGLQHLAPPPPAPGALCSEPERQIRSTVDWSESATYGEHIWFETNVSGDFCYVGEQYCVAKMLQKSVSRRKCAACKIVVHTPCIEQLEKINFRCKPSFRESGSRNIREPTFVRHHWVHRRRQDGKCRHCGKGFQQKFTFHSKEIVAISCSWCKQAYHSKVSCFMLQQIEEPCSLGVHAAVVIPPTWILRARRPQNTLKASKKKKRASFKRKSSKKGPEEGRWRPFIIRPTPSPLMKPLLVFVNPKSGGNQGAKIIQSFLWYLNPRQVFDLSQGGPKEALEMYRKVHNLRILACGGDGTVGWILSTLDQLRLKPPPPVAILPLGTGNDLARTLNWGGGYTDEPVSKILSHVEEGNVVQLDRWDLRAEPNPDAGPEERDEGATDRLPLDVFNNYFSLGFDAHVTLEFHESREANPEKFNSRFRNKMFYAGTAFSDFLMGSSKDLAKHIRVVCDGTDLTPKIQDLKPQCIVFLNIPRYCAGTMPWGHPGEHHDFEPQRHDDGYLEVIGFTMTSLAALQVGGHGERLTQCREVVLTTSKAIPVQVDGEPCKLAASRIRIALRNQATMVQKAKRRSAAPLHSDQQPVPEQLRIQVSRVSMHDYEALHYDKEQLKEASVPLGTVVVPGDSDLELCRAHIERLQQQEHEGAGAKSPTCQKLSPKWCFLDATTASRFYRIDRAQEHLNYVTEIAQDEIYILDPELLGASARPDLPTPTSPLPTSPCSPTLRSLPGDVAPPKGEELIEAAKRNNFCKLQELHRAGGDLMHRDEQSRTLLHHAVSTGSKEVVRYLLDHAPPEILDAVEENGETCLHQAAALGQRTICHYIVEAGASLMKTDQQGDTPRQRAEKAQDTELAAYLENRQHYQMIQREDQETAV; translated from the exons GAAAGCCATCACCAAGTCGGGCCTCCAGCACCTGGCACCCCCTCCTCCCGCTCCCGGGGCCCTGTGCAGCGAGCCAGAGCGGCAGATCCGGAGCACTGTGGACTGGAGC GAGTCCGCGACCTATGGGGAGCACATCTGGTTCGAGACCAACGTGTCAGGGGACTTCTGCTATGTTGGGGAGCAGTACTGTGTAGCGAAGATGCTG CAGAAATCAGTGTCCCGGAGAAAGTGTGCAGCCTGCAAGATCGTGGTGCACACCCCCTGCATTGAGCAACTGGAGAAG ATAAATTTCCGCTGTAAGCCGTCCTTCCGTGAATCAGGCTCCAGGAACATCCGTGAG CCAACATTTGTGCGCCACCACTGGGTACACAGGCGACGCCAGGATGGCAAGTGTCGGCACTGTGGGAAG GGCTTCCAGCAGAAGTTCACCTTCCACAGCAAGGAGATCGTGGCCATCAGTTGCTCCTGGTGCAAGCAAGCA TACCACAGCAAGGTGTCCTGCTTCATGCTGCAGCAGATCGAGGAGCCGTGCTCCCTGGGGGTCCACGCTGCCGTGGTCATCCCACCCACCTGGATCCTTCGTGCTCGAAGGCCCCAG AATACCCTCAAGgcaagcaagaagaaaaagagagcatcCTTTAAGAGGAAATCTAGCAAGAAAGGGCCAGAG gAGGGCCGCTGGAGACCCTTCATCATCAGGCCCACCCCGTCCCCCCTCATGAAGCCCCTGCTGGTGTTTGTGAACCCCAAGAGTGGGGGCAACCAG GGCGCTAAGATCATCCAGTCCTTCCTGTGGTATCTCAATCCCCGACAAGTCTTTGACCTGAGCCAGGGAGGGCCCAAGGAGGC GCTGGAGATGTACCGCAAAGTGCACAACCTGCGGATCCTGGCGTGCGGAGGCGACGGCACG GTCGGCTGGATCCTCTCCACCCTGGACCAGCTGCGCTTAAAACCACCGCCGCCCGTTGCCATTCTGCCCCTGGGCACTGGCAACGACTTGGCCCGTACCCTCAACTGGGGAGGG GGCTACACGGATGAGCCCGTGTCCAAGATCCTCTCCCACGTGGAGGAGGGGAATGTAGTGCAGCTAGACCGCTGGGACCTCCGTGCTGAGCCCaaccccgacgcggggcccgaggAGCGTGACGAGGGCGCCACTGACCGG CTGCCCCTGGATGTCTTCAACAACTACTTCAGCCTGGGCTTCGATGCCCACGTCACCCTGGAGTTTCACGAGTCTCGAG AGGCCAACCCAGAGAAATTCAACAGCCGCTTTCGAAATAAGATGTTCTACGCCGGG ACAGCCTTCTCCGACTTCCTGATGGGCAGCTCTAAGGACTTGGCCAAGCACATCCGAGTGGTG TGTGATGGAACCGACCTGACCCCCAAGATCCAGGACCTGAAGCCCCAGTGCATTGTTTTCCTGAATATTCccag GTACTGCGCAGGCACCATGCCCTGGGGCCACCCTGGGGAGCACCACGACTTTGAGCCCCAGCGGCATGATGATGGCTACCTCGAAGTCATTGGCTTTACCATGACGTCTCTG GCAGCGCTGCAGGTGGGCGGGCATGGTGAGCGGCTGACACAGTGCCGCGAGGTGGTGCTCACCACGTCTAAGGCCATCCCGGTGCAGGTGGATGGCGAGCCCTGCAAACTCGCGGCCTCTCGTATTCGCATCGCCCTGCGCAACCAGGCCACCATGGTGCAGAAGGCCAAGCGGCGGAGTGCCGCCCCCCTGCATAGCGA CCAGCAGCCCGTGCCTGAGCAGCTGCGGATCCAGGTGAGCAGAGTCAGCATGCATGACTACGAGGCCCTGCATTACGATAAGGAGCAGCTCAAGGAGGCCT CCGTGCCACTGGGCACCGTGGTGGTCCCAGGAGACAGCGACCTAGAGCTCTGCCGGGCGCACATTGAGAGGCTccagcag CAGGAGCACGAAGGTGCTGGAGCCAAGTCCCCCACCTGCCAGAAACTGTCCCCCAAGTGGTGCTTCCTGGACG CCACCACTGCCAGCCGCTTCTACAGGATCGACCGGGCCCAG GAACACCTCAACTATGTGACTGAGATCGCACAGGATGAGATTTATATTCTGGACCCTGAGCTGCTGGGGGCATCGGCCCGGCCTGacctcccaacccccacttcccctcttcccacctccccctgctcacCCACACTCCG GTCACTGCCAGGGGATGTGGCACCCCCCAAAG GTGAAGAGCTGATTGAGGCCGCCAAGAGGAACAACTTCTGTAAG CTCCAGGAGCTGCACCGAGCTGGGGGCGACCTCATGCACCGGGACGAGCAGAGCCGCACGCTCCTGCACCATGCGGTCAGCACGGGCAGCAAGGAAGTGGTCCGCTACCTGCTGGACCACG cGCCCCCAGAGATCCTTGATGCTGTGGAGGAGAA TGGGGAGACCTGTCTGCACCAGGCAGCGGCCTTGGGCCAGCGTACCATCTGCCACTACATCGTGGAGGCTGGGGCCTCTCTCATGAAGACAGACCAGCAG GGCGACACCCCCCGGCAGCGGGCCGAGAAGGCTCAGGACACCGAGCTCGCCGCCTACCTAGAGAACCGGCAGCACTACCAGATGATCCAGCGGGAGGACCAAGAGACGGCTGTGTAG
- the DGKZ gene encoding diacylglycerol kinase zeta isoform X12, with product MSVLGAGHRTGGGCDEATALGPAEALGTEEGERPGALRQMWRYRSWDVPQIPAEAPQTQKAITKSGLQHLAPPPPAPGALCSEPERQIRSTVDWSESATYGEHIWFETNVSGDFCYVGEQYCVAKMLQKSVSRRKCAACKIVVHTPCIEQLEKINFRCKPSFRESGSRNIREPTFVRHHWVHRRRQDGKCRHCGKGFQQKFTFHSKEIVAISCSWCKQAYHSKVSCFMLQQIEEPCSLGVHAAVVIPPTWILRARRPQNTLKASKKKKRASFKRKSSKKGPEEGRWRPFIIRPTPSPLMKPLLVFVNPKSGGNQGAKIIQSFLWYLNPRQVFDLSQGGPKEALEMYRKVHNLRILACGGDGTVGWILSTLDQLRLKPPPPVAILPLGTGNDLARTLNWGGGYTDEPVSKILSHVEEGNVVQLDRWDLRAEPNPDAGPEERDEGATDRLPLDVFNNYFSLGFDAHVTLEFHESREANPEKFNSRFRNKMFYAGTAFSDFLMGSSKDLAKHIRVVCDGTDLTPKIQDLKPQCIVFLNIPRYCAGTMPWGHPGEHHDFEPQRHDDGYLEVIGFTMTSLAALQVGGHGERLTQCREVVLTTSKAIPVQVDGEPCKLAASRIRIALRNQATMVQKAKRRSAAPLHSDQQPVPEQLRIQVSRVSMHDYEALHYDKEQLKEASVPLGTVVVPGDSDLELCRAHIERLQQEHEGAGAKSPTCQKLSPKWCFLDATTASRFYRIDRAQEHLNYVTEIAQDEIYILDPELLGASARPDLPTPTSPLPTSPCSPTLRSLPGDVAPPKGEELIEAAKRNNFCKLQELHRAGGDLMHRDEQSRTLLHHAVSTGSKEVVRYLLDHAPPEILDAVEENGETCLHQAAALGQRTICHYIVEAGASLMKTDQQGDTPRQRAEKAQDTELAAYLENRQHYQMIQREDQETAV from the exons GAAAGCCATCACCAAGTCGGGCCTCCAGCACCTGGCACCCCCTCCTCCCGCTCCCGGGGCCCTGTGCAGCGAGCCAGAGCGGCAGATCCGGAGCACTGTGGACTGGAGC GAGTCCGCGACCTATGGGGAGCACATCTGGTTCGAGACCAACGTGTCAGGGGACTTCTGCTATGTTGGGGAGCAGTACTGTGTAGCGAAGATGCTG CAGAAATCAGTGTCCCGGAGAAAGTGTGCAGCCTGCAAGATCGTGGTGCACACCCCCTGCATTGAGCAACTGGAGAAG ATAAATTTCCGCTGTAAGCCGTCCTTCCGTGAATCAGGCTCCAGGAACATCCGTGAG CCAACATTTGTGCGCCACCACTGGGTACACAGGCGACGCCAGGATGGCAAGTGTCGGCACTGTGGGAAG GGCTTCCAGCAGAAGTTCACCTTCCACAGCAAGGAGATCGTGGCCATCAGTTGCTCCTGGTGCAAGCAAGCA TACCACAGCAAGGTGTCCTGCTTCATGCTGCAGCAGATCGAGGAGCCGTGCTCCCTGGGGGTCCACGCTGCCGTGGTCATCCCACCCACCTGGATCCTTCGTGCTCGAAGGCCCCAG AATACCCTCAAGgcaagcaagaagaaaaagagagcatcCTTTAAGAGGAAATCTAGCAAGAAAGGGCCAGAG gAGGGCCGCTGGAGACCCTTCATCATCAGGCCCACCCCGTCCCCCCTCATGAAGCCCCTGCTGGTGTTTGTGAACCCCAAGAGTGGGGGCAACCAG GGCGCTAAGATCATCCAGTCCTTCCTGTGGTATCTCAATCCCCGACAAGTCTTTGACCTGAGCCAGGGAGGGCCCAAGGAGGC GCTGGAGATGTACCGCAAAGTGCACAACCTGCGGATCCTGGCGTGCGGAGGCGACGGCACG GTCGGCTGGATCCTCTCCACCCTGGACCAGCTGCGCTTAAAACCACCGCCGCCCGTTGCCATTCTGCCCCTGGGCACTGGCAACGACTTGGCCCGTACCCTCAACTGGGGAGGG GGCTACACGGATGAGCCCGTGTCCAAGATCCTCTCCCACGTGGAGGAGGGGAATGTAGTGCAGCTAGACCGCTGGGACCTCCGTGCTGAGCCCaaccccgacgcggggcccgaggAGCGTGACGAGGGCGCCACTGACCGG CTGCCCCTGGATGTCTTCAACAACTACTTCAGCCTGGGCTTCGATGCCCACGTCACCCTGGAGTTTCACGAGTCTCGAG AGGCCAACCCAGAGAAATTCAACAGCCGCTTTCGAAATAAGATGTTCTACGCCGGG ACAGCCTTCTCCGACTTCCTGATGGGCAGCTCTAAGGACTTGGCCAAGCACATCCGAGTGGTG TGTGATGGAACCGACCTGACCCCCAAGATCCAGGACCTGAAGCCCCAGTGCATTGTTTTCCTGAATATTCccag GTACTGCGCAGGCACCATGCCCTGGGGCCACCCTGGGGAGCACCACGACTTTGAGCCCCAGCGGCATGATGATGGCTACCTCGAAGTCATTGGCTTTACCATGACGTCTCTG GCAGCGCTGCAGGTGGGCGGGCATGGTGAGCGGCTGACACAGTGCCGCGAGGTGGTGCTCACCACGTCTAAGGCCATCCCGGTGCAGGTGGATGGCGAGCCCTGCAAACTCGCGGCCTCTCGTATTCGCATCGCCCTGCGCAACCAGGCCACCATGGTGCAGAAGGCCAAGCGGCGGAGTGCCGCCCCCCTGCATAGCGA CCAGCAGCCCGTGCCTGAGCAGCTGCGGATCCAGGTGAGCAGAGTCAGCATGCATGACTACGAGGCCCTGCATTACGATAAGGAGCAGCTCAAGGAGGCCT CCGTGCCACTGGGCACCGTGGTGGTCCCAGGAGACAGCGACCTAGAGCTCTGCCGGGCGCACATTGAGAGGCTccagcag GAGCACGAAGGTGCTGGAGCCAAGTCCCCCACCTGCCAGAAACTGTCCCCCAAGTGGTGCTTCCTGGACG CCACCACTGCCAGCCGCTTCTACAGGATCGACCGGGCCCAG GAACACCTCAACTATGTGACTGAGATCGCACAGGATGAGATTTATATTCTGGACCCTGAGCTGCTGGGGGCATCGGCCCGGCCTGacctcccaacccccacttcccctcttcccacctccccctgctcacCCACACTCCG GTCACTGCCAGGGGATGTGGCACCCCCCAAAG GTGAAGAGCTGATTGAGGCCGCCAAGAGGAACAACTTCTGTAAG CTCCAGGAGCTGCACCGAGCTGGGGGCGACCTCATGCACCGGGACGAGCAGAGCCGCACGCTCCTGCACCATGCGGTCAGCACGGGCAGCAAGGAAGTGGTCCGCTACCTGCTGGACCACG cGCCCCCAGAGATCCTTGATGCTGTGGAGGAGAA TGGGGAGACCTGTCTGCACCAGGCAGCGGCCTTGGGCCAGCGTACCATCTGCCACTACATCGTGGAGGCTGGGGCCTCTCTCATGAAGACAGACCAGCAG GGCGACACCCCCCGGCAGCGGGCCGAGAAGGCTCAGGACACCGAGCTCGCCGCCTACCTAGAGAACCGGCAGCACTACCAGATGATCCAGCGGGAGGACCAAGAGACGGCTGTGTAG
- the DGKZ gene encoding diacylglycerol kinase zeta isoform X10, producing the protein MEPRDGSPEARSSDSESASASSSGSERDAGPEPDKAPRRLNKRRFPGLRLFGHRKAITKSGLQHLAPPPPAPGALCSEPERQIRSTVDWSESATYGEHIWFETNVSGDFCYVGEQYCVAKMLKSVSRRKCAACKIVVHTPCIEQLEKINFRCKPSFRESGSRNIREPTFVRHHWVHRRRQDGKCRHCGKGFQQKFTFHSKEIVAISCSWCKQAYHSKVSCFMLQQIEEPCSLGVHAAVVIPPTWILRARRPQNTLKASKKKKRASFKRKSSKKGPEEGRWRPFIIRPTPSPLMKPLLVFVNPKSGGNQGAKIIQSFLWYLNPRQVFDLSQGGPKEALEMYRKVHNLRILACGGDGTVGWILSTLDQLRLKPPPPVAILPLGTGNDLARTLNWGGGYTDEPVSKILSHVEEGNVVQLDRWDLRAEPNPDAGPEERDEGATDRLPLDVFNNYFSLGFDAHVTLEFHESREANPEKFNSRFRNKMFYAGTAFSDFLMGSSKDLAKHIRVVCDGTDLTPKIQDLKPQCIVFLNIPRYCAGTMPWGHPGEHHDFEPQRHDDGYLEVIGFTMTSLAALQVGGHGERLTQCREVVLTTSKAIPVQVDGEPCKLAASRIRIALRNQATMVQKAKRRSAAPLHSDQQPVPEQLRIQVSRVSMHDYEALHYDKEQLKEASVPLGTVVVPGDSDLELCRAHIERLQQEHEGAGAKSPTCQKLSPKWCFLDATTASRFYRIDRAQEHLNYVTEIAQDEIYILDPELLGASARPDLPTPTSPLPTSPCSPTLRSLPGDVAPPKGEELIEAAKRNNFCKLQELHRAGGDLMHRDEQSRTLLHHAVSTGSKEVVRYLLDHAPPEILDAVEENGETCLHQAAALGQRTICHYIVEAGASLMKTDQQGDTPRQRAEKAQDTELAAYLENRQHYQMIQREDQETAV; encoded by the exons GAAAGCCATCACCAAGTCGGGCCTCCAGCACCTGGCACCCCCTCCTCCCGCTCCCGGGGCCCTGTGCAGCGAGCCAGAGCGGCAGATCCGGAGCACTGTGGACTGGAGC GAGTCCGCGACCTATGGGGAGCACATCTGGTTCGAGACCAACGTGTCAGGGGACTTCTGCTATGTTGGGGAGCAGTACTGTGTAGCGAAGATGCTG AAATCAGTGTCCCGGAGAAAGTGTGCAGCCTGCAAGATCGTGGTGCACACCCCCTGCATTGAGCAACTGGAGAAG ATAAATTTCCGCTGTAAGCCGTCCTTCCGTGAATCAGGCTCCAGGAACATCCGTGAG CCAACATTTGTGCGCCACCACTGGGTACACAGGCGACGCCAGGATGGCAAGTGTCGGCACTGTGGGAAG GGCTTCCAGCAGAAGTTCACCTTCCACAGCAAGGAGATCGTGGCCATCAGTTGCTCCTGGTGCAAGCAAGCA TACCACAGCAAGGTGTCCTGCTTCATGCTGCAGCAGATCGAGGAGCCGTGCTCCCTGGGGGTCCACGCTGCCGTGGTCATCCCACCCACCTGGATCCTTCGTGCTCGAAGGCCCCAG AATACCCTCAAGgcaagcaagaagaaaaagagagcatcCTTTAAGAGGAAATCTAGCAAGAAAGGGCCAGAG gAGGGCCGCTGGAGACCCTTCATCATCAGGCCCACCCCGTCCCCCCTCATGAAGCCCCTGCTGGTGTTTGTGAACCCCAAGAGTGGGGGCAACCAG GGCGCTAAGATCATCCAGTCCTTCCTGTGGTATCTCAATCCCCGACAAGTCTTTGACCTGAGCCAGGGAGGGCCCAAGGAGGC GCTGGAGATGTACCGCAAAGTGCACAACCTGCGGATCCTGGCGTGCGGAGGCGACGGCACG GTCGGCTGGATCCTCTCCACCCTGGACCAGCTGCGCTTAAAACCACCGCCGCCCGTTGCCATTCTGCCCCTGGGCACTGGCAACGACTTGGCCCGTACCCTCAACTGGGGAGGG GGCTACACGGATGAGCCCGTGTCCAAGATCCTCTCCCACGTGGAGGAGGGGAATGTAGTGCAGCTAGACCGCTGGGACCTCCGTGCTGAGCCCaaccccgacgcggggcccgaggAGCGTGACGAGGGCGCCACTGACCGG CTGCCCCTGGATGTCTTCAACAACTACTTCAGCCTGGGCTTCGATGCCCACGTCACCCTGGAGTTTCACGAGTCTCGAG AGGCCAACCCAGAGAAATTCAACAGCCGCTTTCGAAATAAGATGTTCTACGCCGGG ACAGCCTTCTCCGACTTCCTGATGGGCAGCTCTAAGGACTTGGCCAAGCACATCCGAGTGGTG TGTGATGGAACCGACCTGACCCCCAAGATCCAGGACCTGAAGCCCCAGTGCATTGTTTTCCTGAATATTCccag GTACTGCGCAGGCACCATGCCCTGGGGCCACCCTGGGGAGCACCACGACTTTGAGCCCCAGCGGCATGATGATGGCTACCTCGAAGTCATTGGCTTTACCATGACGTCTCTG GCAGCGCTGCAGGTGGGCGGGCATGGTGAGCGGCTGACACAGTGCCGCGAGGTGGTGCTCACCACGTCTAAGGCCATCCCGGTGCAGGTGGATGGCGAGCCCTGCAAACTCGCGGCCTCTCGTATTCGCATCGCCCTGCGCAACCAGGCCACCATGGTGCAGAAGGCCAAGCGGCGGAGTGCCGCCCCCCTGCATAGCGA CCAGCAGCCCGTGCCTGAGCAGCTGCGGATCCAGGTGAGCAGAGTCAGCATGCATGACTACGAGGCCCTGCATTACGATAAGGAGCAGCTCAAGGAGGCCT CCGTGCCACTGGGCACCGTGGTGGTCCCAGGAGACAGCGACCTAGAGCTCTGCCGGGCGCACATTGAGAGGCTccagcag GAGCACGAAGGTGCTGGAGCCAAGTCCCCCACCTGCCAGAAACTGTCCCCCAAGTGGTGCTTCCTGGACG CCACCACTGCCAGCCGCTTCTACAGGATCGACCGGGCCCAG GAACACCTCAACTATGTGACTGAGATCGCACAGGATGAGATTTATATTCTGGACCCTGAGCTGCTGGGGGCATCGGCCCGGCCTGacctcccaacccccacttcccctcttcccacctccccctgctcacCCACACTCCG GTCACTGCCAGGGGATGTGGCACCCCCCAAAG GTGAAGAGCTGATTGAGGCCGCCAAGAGGAACAACTTCTGTAAG CTCCAGGAGCTGCACCGAGCTGGGGGCGACCTCATGCACCGGGACGAGCAGAGCCGCACGCTCCTGCACCATGCGGTCAGCACGGGCAGCAAGGAAGTGGTCCGCTACCTGCTGGACCACG cGCCCCCAGAGATCCTTGATGCTGTGGAGGAGAA TGGGGAGACCTGTCTGCACCAGGCAGCGGCCTTGGGCCAGCGTACCATCTGCCACTACATCGTGGAGGCTGGGGCCTCTCTCATGAAGACAGACCAGCAG GGCGACACCCCCCGGCAGCGGGCCGAGAAGGCTCAGGACACCGAGCTCGCCGCCTACCTAGAGAACCGGCAGCACTACCAGATGATCCAGCGGGAGGACCAAGAGACGGCTGTGTAG
- the DGKZ gene encoding diacylglycerol kinase zeta isoform X8: MEPRDGSPEARSSDSESASASSSGSERDAGPEPDKAPRRLNKRRFPGLRLFGHRKAITKSGLQHLAPPPPAPGALCSEPERQIRSTVDWSESATYGEHIWFETNVSGDFCYVGEQYCVAKMLQKSVSRRKCAACKIVVHTPCIEQLEKINFRCKPSFRESGSRNIREPTFVRHHWVHRRRQDGKCRHCGKGFQQKFTFHSKEIVAISCSWCKQAYHSKVSCFMLQQIEEPCSLGVHAAVVIPPTWILRARRPQNTLKASKKKKRASFKRKSSKKGPEEGRWRPFIIRPTPSPLMKPLLVFVNPKSGGNQGAKIIQSFLWYLNPRQVFDLSQGGPKEALEMYRKVHNLRILACGGDGTVGWILSTLDQLRLKPPPPVAILPLGTGNDLARTLNWGGGYTDEPVSKILSHVEEGNVVQLDRWDLRAEPNPDAGPEERDEGATDRLPLDVFNNYFSLGFDAHVTLEFHESREANPEKFNSRFRNKMFYAGTAFSDFLMGSSKDLAKHIRVVCDGTDLTPKIQDLKPQCIVFLNIPRYCAGTMPWGHPGEHHDFEPQRHDDGYLEVIGFTMTSLAALQVGGHGERLTQCREVVLTTSKAIPVQVDGEPCKLAASRIRIALRNQATMVQKAKRRSAAPLHSDQQPVPEQLRIQVSRVSMHDYEALHYDKEQLKEASVPLGTVVVPGDSDLELCRAHIERLQQQEHEGAGAKSPTCQKLSPKWCFLDATTASRFYRIDRAQEHLNYVTEIAQDEIYILDPELLGASARPDLPTPTSPLPTSPCSPTLRSLPGDVAPPKGEELIEAAKRNNFCKLQELHRAGGDLMHRDEQSRTLLHHAVSTGSKEVVRYLLDHAPPEILDAVEENGETCLHQAAALGQRTICHYIVEAGASLMKTDQQGDTPRQRAEKAQDTELAAYLENRQHYQMIQREDQETAV, translated from the exons GAAAGCCATCACCAAGTCGGGCCTCCAGCACCTGGCACCCCCTCCTCCCGCTCCCGGGGCCCTGTGCAGCGAGCCAGAGCGGCAGATCCGGAGCACTGTGGACTGGAGC GAGTCCGCGACCTATGGGGAGCACATCTGGTTCGAGACCAACGTGTCAGGGGACTTCTGCTATGTTGGGGAGCAGTACTGTGTAGCGAAGATGCTG CAGAAATCAGTGTCCCGGAGAAAGTGTGCAGCCTGCAAGATCGTGGTGCACACCCCCTGCATTGAGCAACTGGAGAAG ATAAATTTCCGCTGTAAGCCGTCCTTCCGTGAATCAGGCTCCAGGAACATCCGTGAG CCAACATTTGTGCGCCACCACTGGGTACACAGGCGACGCCAGGATGGCAAGTGTCGGCACTGTGGGAAG GGCTTCCAGCAGAAGTTCACCTTCCACAGCAAGGAGATCGTGGCCATCAGTTGCTCCTGGTGCAAGCAAGCA TACCACAGCAAGGTGTCCTGCTTCATGCTGCAGCAGATCGAGGAGCCGTGCTCCCTGGGGGTCCACGCTGCCGTGGTCATCCCACCCACCTGGATCCTTCGTGCTCGAAGGCCCCAG AATACCCTCAAGgcaagcaagaagaaaaagagagcatcCTTTAAGAGGAAATCTAGCAAGAAAGGGCCAGAG gAGGGCCGCTGGAGACCCTTCATCATCAGGCCCACCCCGTCCCCCCTCATGAAGCCCCTGCTGGTGTTTGTGAACCCCAAGAGTGGGGGCAACCAG GGCGCTAAGATCATCCAGTCCTTCCTGTGGTATCTCAATCCCCGACAAGTCTTTGACCTGAGCCAGGGAGGGCCCAAGGAGGC GCTGGAGATGTACCGCAAAGTGCACAACCTGCGGATCCTGGCGTGCGGAGGCGACGGCACG GTCGGCTGGATCCTCTCCACCCTGGACCAGCTGCGCTTAAAACCACCGCCGCCCGTTGCCATTCTGCCCCTGGGCACTGGCAACGACTTGGCCCGTACCCTCAACTGGGGAGGG GGCTACACGGATGAGCCCGTGTCCAAGATCCTCTCCCACGTGGAGGAGGGGAATGTAGTGCAGCTAGACCGCTGGGACCTCCGTGCTGAGCCCaaccccgacgcggggcccgaggAGCGTGACGAGGGCGCCACTGACCGG CTGCCCCTGGATGTCTTCAACAACTACTTCAGCCTGGGCTTCGATGCCCACGTCACCCTGGAGTTTCACGAGTCTCGAG AGGCCAACCCAGAGAAATTCAACAGCCGCTTTCGAAATAAGATGTTCTACGCCGGG ACAGCCTTCTCCGACTTCCTGATGGGCAGCTCTAAGGACTTGGCCAAGCACATCCGAGTGGTG TGTGATGGAACCGACCTGACCCCCAAGATCCAGGACCTGAAGCCCCAGTGCATTGTTTTCCTGAATATTCccag GTACTGCGCAGGCACCATGCCCTGGGGCCACCCTGGGGAGCACCACGACTTTGAGCCCCAGCGGCATGATGATGGCTACCTCGAAGTCATTGGCTTTACCATGACGTCTCTG GCAGCGCTGCAGGTGGGCGGGCATGGTGAGCGGCTGACACAGTGCCGCGAGGTGGTGCTCACCACGTCTAAGGCCATCCCGGTGCAGGTGGATGGCGAGCCCTGCAAACTCGCGGCCTCTCGTATTCGCATCGCCCTGCGCAACCAGGCCACCATGGTGCAGAAGGCCAAGCGGCGGAGTGCCGCCCCCCTGCATAGCGA CCAGCAGCCCGTGCCTGAGCAGCTGCGGATCCAGGTGAGCAGAGTCAGCATGCATGACTACGAGGCCCTGCATTACGATAAGGAGCAGCTCAAGGAGGCCT CCGTGCCACTGGGCACCGTGGTGGTCCCAGGAGACAGCGACCTAGAGCTCTGCCGGGCGCACATTGAGAGGCTccagcag CAGGAGCACGAAGGTGCTGGAGCCAAGTCCCCCACCTGCCAGAAACTGTCCCCCAAGTGGTGCTTCCTGGACG CCACCACTGCCAGCCGCTTCTACAGGATCGACCGGGCCCAG GAACACCTCAACTATGTGACTGAGATCGCACAGGATGAGATTTATATTCTGGACCCTGAGCTGCTGGGGGCATCGGCCCGGCCTGacctcccaacccccacttcccctcttcccacctccccctgctcacCCACACTCCG GTCACTGCCAGGGGATGTGGCACCCCCCAAAG GTGAAGAGCTGATTGAGGCCGCCAAGAGGAACAACTTCTGTAAG CTCCAGGAGCTGCACCGAGCTGGGGGCGACCTCATGCACCGGGACGAGCAGAGCCGCACGCTCCTGCACCATGCGGTCAGCACGGGCAGCAAGGAAGTGGTCCGCTACCTGCTGGACCACG cGCCCCCAGAGATCCTTGATGCTGTGGAGGAGAA TGGGGAGACCTGTCTGCACCAGGCAGCGGCCTTGGGCCAGCGTACCATCTGCCACTACATCGTGGAGGCTGGGGCCTCTCTCATGAAGACAGACCAGCAG GGCGACACCCCCCGGCAGCGGGCCGAGAAGGCTCAGGACACCGAGCTCGCCGCCTACCTAGAGAACCGGCAGCACTACCAGATGATCCAGCGGGAGGACCAAGAGACGGCTGTGTAG